The genomic window atccaaaaagatcaatataattaaacaaaactcccccagggctgttgttagttggaggcacacgttgtttcgagcaagccttgttggtggtgggggagtataaacttttaccattctatttgggaaccgcctataatgcatgtagtatggaagatatcgccatgacagtgaaagtatgccgctcaaaatgttattcatctctattttaaaaatcgagctctagcacctctacaaatccctgcttccctttgcgaagggcctatctatttacttttatgttgagtcatcaccttcttattaaaaagcacccgcacactgtcatttgcattcattactattggtttatattgggtatgacttgactggatctcttttaccatgaattacaatgtttagtcaatccttaatctttaaaggtgctctgcatttatgttttgcggtctcagaaagggctagcgagataccatcttcctatattatattatgattgttttgagaaagtgttgtcatccgagttttattattattgctcgctagctgattatgccattgatatgagtaattgtgagacctaaatgttattgtgagtatggttagttcatattaCTTGctcaaaacttgaatgctggctttacatatttacaacaacaagagcaaacagagtttgtaaaaaattTTCTTTatgactttcagtttatcaactaaattgcttgaggacaagcaaaggtttaagcttgggggagttgatacgtctccaacgtatctacttttccaaacacttttgcccttgttttgcactctaacttgcatgatttgaatgaaactaacctgcactgatgctatttttagcagaactgccatgatgttgtttattgtgcagaaaacaaaagttctcggaatgacctaaaaatccacggagataagttttgcaaaatataaaaaatactggcgaaagaatcaaggccagggggcccacaccctgtccacgagggtgggggcgcgccctcccccctgggcgcgcccccctgtctcgtgggccccctgctgctccaccgacctcaactccaactccatatatttcgttTCGTGGAgagaaaatcagagagaaagtttcatcacgttttacgacatggagccgccgccaagccctaatctctcttgggagggctgatctggagtccgttcggggatccggagagggggattcgtcgccgtcgtcatcatcaaccatcctccatcaccaatttcatgatgctcacccccgtgcatgagtaattccatcgtaggcttgctgaacggtgatgggttggatgagatttaccatgtaatcaagttagttttgttagggtttgatccctagtatccactatgttctgagattgatgttactatgactttgctatgcttaatgcttgtcactagggcccgagtgccatgatttgagatctaaacctattatgttttcatgaatatatgtgagttcttgatcctctcttgcaagtctatagtcacctattgtgtgttatgatccgacaaccccgaagtgacaataatcgggatacttctcggtgatgaccatagtttgaggagttcatgtattcactatgtgctaatgctttgttccggttctctattaaaaggaggccttaatatgccttagtttccactaggaccccgctgccacgggagggtaggacaaaagatgccatgcaagttcttttccataagcacgtatgactatattcggaatacatgcctacattacattgatgaactggagctagttctgtgtcaccctatgttatagctattacatgaggaatcacatccgacataattatccatcactgatccaatgcctgcgagcttttcacatattgtgcttcgcttatttacttttccgttactaatgttacaattcctacaaaactattatctttacttttgccactgttaccattaatatcatactactttgctactaaatactttgctgcagatactaagttatccaggtgtggttgaattgacaactcaactgctaatacttaagaatattctttggctccccttgtgtcgaatcaataaatttgggttgaatactctaccctcgaaagctgttgcgatcccctacacttgtgggttatcaaccattATCGCCGTCACGGCGAAACCCTGGTGAGCTGCGACGCGAGTCGACCATGAGAACTTCCACCGTGGGGTCGCTGCTCCCGCGCTAGGAAAGAGTATTCGCGGAGCCAGCCGAATGGTCCGTAGATAaattcatcgggctcgatcgccgcgacttgaggggtgccCGACTGGCGGGCGactgcatgcttcacccaccgctggatcCGCGACCGACCGGATCTCTTGCGGCAGCGTCCAGCGGAGTGAGTGGATGATGCGGGAGCcaaccgatacggggtcgacggctgccgcagaaggacacCGCAGGCACTCGCATGGAAGTGCGATGCCCTGCGGATCGGAAgagcctcgacatcgaggggggcTTGTTGAATCCAGGCGAAGTCGTCGGCGACAAAAGTGAGCACGCCGAGTCGGAACTCGCGGCCCATAAGCAAACCACCgctggaaaccatgttgatgaagatcggaaaaattgcaacctcaccggaagttgccaagacgctttgccccacagtgggcgccaactgtcctgGTACCAAGTCTgatagtaagagtagggggtacgtatgaggaggcaaggctctaactacggcgaggttgtacacacgagtttacgagtacaggcccctctcggaggaggtaaaatccctacgtctcggtgccctgaggcagtCGACTGGAATATGAGGGTGTGTGTTACAgagggtgtgaacccttgtgccagaggaggggggtggattatatagagtgcgtcaggacGCCAGCCATCCCCTGTTACAGGGTTaaatgtacattaagatagggcgttactggtaacgccagctataaagagctattaatgatctttaagactacggagtgaacgcctgaccgttgccatcctgagtgactctaggtctttTGCACTCCAAGTGGTTTCTTGTATAGTCGAGTGACTTtgtcttggtcgaatggaattgggctaTCCGAGTGAGgtaattggtcgagtggattgtacTCCAAGGTTACTTCAGTCGGTATCTCTTGTTACACTTTGAATGTCCttgattctagggtagtgaccttgtgtagggcatctaggtcaggcctatgaccctaccctaggtccatggcttcatcacccccacccttgtgggcccctcgtgcacctcttgacctaattctttcgcctatatatacccatatatccccaaaccaacaggggCATCCATGGAAACACTTTTCTGctaccgcaaccttctatacccgtgagatcccatctaagggtcttttctggcgtcctgtcggagggggattcgaccatggagggcttctacattaacaccattgcccttctgataaagcgtgagtagtttaccacagacctatgggtccatagctggtagctagatggcttcttctctctctttgattctcaataccatgttctcctcgatgttcttggagatctattcgatgtaatacttttttgcagtgtgtttgccgagatctgatgaattatggatttatgatcagtttatctatggatattatttgaatcttctcagaattcttatatgcatgatttgatatctttgtaattctcttcgaactatcggtttggtttggccaactagattggtttttcttgcaatggtaaaagtgcttagctttgggtcaaatcttgcggtgttctttccaagtgacagcaggggcagcaaggcacgtattttattgttgccatcgaggataaaaagatggggttttcatcatattgcttgagttaattcctctacatcatgtcatcttacttaatgcgttactccgttctttatgaacttaatactctagatgcatgttggatagcggttgatgtgtggagtaatagtagtagatgcataatcatttcggttgacacagacgtgatgccaatatctcaaacggagggaaatacttatctctactttgctgcatcaccctttcctcttcaagggaaaagcaacgcaagctcaagaagtagcactaagACAATGTTATCTCTTGTTCTAGGTGCCCccacccacatatatataggggggagggagcaacaaggaggcaccccaagtaggacaagtcctacttggggtcttcccccAATTTGCGCcccttccttatttggagtgcgggacgaaggaaggaggaggtggcgccccccccccctttcctttctctcctgaggagggaaaggcaggaggggccacccctcccctttccttcccctagggccaaCCAGCCAAGGGAATGGGCGCACCAGCcctcttgtgggctggtctgtccctctttggcccataaggcccatacacttgccgggggtgcctggaaccccttccgttGACCAGATGagtacccggtgcactccgaaactatgacggtgtccgaataccatcgtcttatatatcaatctttacctctttaccatttcgagactcctcgtcatgtccgtgatctcatccgggactctgaacaacattcggtcaccaaatcatataactcatataacactatatcgtcaacgaacgttaagcgtgcggaccctacgagttcgagaactatgtagacatgaccgagacacctctctggtcaataaccaatagtggaacctgaatgcccatattggttcctacatattctacgaagatctttatcggtcgaactgttatgacaacatacgtaattccctttgtctatcggtatgttacttgcccgatattcgatcgttggtatctctatacccagttcaatctcattgccggcaagcctctttactcgttccgcaatacatcatctcgtaactaactcattagtcatttgcttgcaaggcttcttatgatgtgtattaccgagagggcccagagatacctcttcgatactcgaagtgacaaatcctaatcttgatctatgccaacttaacaaacacctttggagatacctgtagagcatatttatgatcaccccgttatgttgtgatgtttgatagcacacaaggcatccctctggtattcaggagttgcataatctcatagtagaaggaatatgtatttgacatgaagaaagcaatagcaataaactgagcgatcgttatgctaagctaacagatgagtcttatccatcacatcattctcctaatgatgtgatcctgttatcaaatgacaacacatgtctatggttaggaaaccttaaccatctttgatcaatgagctagtctagtagaggcttactagggacatagtttttgtttatgtattcacacatgtatttaagtttccaatcaatacaattctagcatgaataataaacccttatcgtgaataaggaaatataaaataataactttattattgcctcgagggcagtTTTCCTTCAATGAATGGTATCCTAGTCAACTTCTCGGATGCCTCATGGGCCTGAAAACATGTCAATCAAGTTCAGTACTTGTTTTGGCAAATTTTGTCCATGTTTCGAAGGTGTTTAACATAATTTATTGAAGTCCACATAAGTCAGGTAGTTTAGTACATATAGTTTTGACCAAATAAGCGCTCACGCAAATACAACATGCTACCAGGGTTACAACTGCCATCGCTGGTTCCCCTCGCCTTTAGGTGCCTTCCGACACCACCGAGGTGGGGGAATCCCAGTTTGTGATGTATGTAGTGTTTGGTCACCCTAACATTAGTTAGGGTTAAGTTCAAGTGTCTAGCTGGTGGTGGTGAGATGTTGTTGTGATCGGCGACGAGGAATAAATTATCCCTATCCTATCCTATCCTCATTCAGGCGATGTTGTTTGGCATCGACGGAGAGCATGTGGAGTTTCAGTCAGGGACAAATTATTAGGCCTCGTTATTGTCTAGGTGCTCAGTAACGCCCTGCGGAGGGGATGATGTCGTGGTGTTTATTTTTTTTCTCCGATTCCTTTTTTGCCCATTGAAGCTCAACCAGATGGGACTTCATTAGGGAACTTGCGAGGTTTGTGTCCTCTTCCTCTGTCTGGCGGGAATTGGGATTATCTTCTGTCCCTTCTTGTCGTCAAGTTCTTCAGGATAGCGGTCTATCTTGACTATGACCATCGACGTCTTCTGGTTTACATCGATGGCTTTTCAGCcgctgcttcttcaagctcctgagTTTCAATAAAACTACTGTGCCGAGAAGAAGGCGACAACAAGCTTTTCTAAAATGCAGTGGTGAAGCTACACAAAAATACTTGTGTGGGCCAAAGCAGGCCAAGTAGAAGGAAACTTGTTTTTCCTTCTCTCTCAAAAGCCCAGTTTTatctatctctactcctataaaagacttagttgATGATGTTGTGTGTCTGTCATGTGTCATTTTttaccattagatctgcatctaacgattgtgaggtaagttgtgacCTTTTGCAATAATAGCTTACTtttctgctccaatttgcagaaaaccccttagtatcttgaaaccaacaacatccCTCCCTcacttcatcaaaacagcccgatGAATATATTTTGTACGAAACATAATATATtatttagtgatatatgtatattaAATTTAGAGCGtcttctttcaagtttgtgaacaagtattattctactttgaATCCCTTGCAATCGCATGGGTACATTGCTAGTACTCTTCAATGTTTAGGCCATCGGATGGGTGGGTCATATGCCTCTTGGCCTTATTATAGCTCCGCCAGTGCTGCTATAAAGCAGAAGGAAGATGGTgattttttcttcaaggacttttGTTTAATTTCTTACTCACTcggtccggaattacttgtcggaGAAATAGATCATATTGaaatattttagttctaaatacatctatTTTTATTCATTCTACGACAAGTAGTTTCGGACGGGGGAGTATTTTTTTAAGGACGTTCTGGTTAGGGCTGGTTTTATTGTATGCCCTCCGCCCTTCTTGAAGAAGAGAAGAATAATTTGTGAAAGAAAATAACGGAGCGAAATACCGGTGGCTCCTGGCCGTACCCGACGGCGACAAATACGCCGGTCAACGGCCTGATCGATTTGCGTCGGGCCAAATTGCAAGATTGCCATGAATCCCACCCTCGTTTAATTTATTTGTTTAAAATCTACAAAAATGGTGTGGCTCTTGGCTTTGATATTAAACCTCCCTTTGGCGAGCTGCGCGTCTCGCTCACTTCGACTTCCTCGCGCCTTCGCTCCCACCAACTGGCCGCTCTCCCGACTCCCGAGTCGCACGCGGCCGCCGCAACAGCAGCGCCAATGGAGGCCCCGAGCAGCCACGTCACCGCCTCCTTCTCCGACTGCGACGACAGCGTCTCCATGGAGGACGCGGCGCCCGACGCGGACGTGGAGGCGCTCCGCCGCCTCTCCGACAACCTCGCCGCCGCCTTCCGCTCGCCGGACGACTTCGCCTTCCTCGCCGACGCGCTCGTCGCCGTGCCGGGCGCGCCCGACCTGCGCGTGCACCGCTGCGTGCTGTCCGCGCGGAGCCCCTTCCTGCGCGCCCTCTTcaagcgccgcgccgccgccgccgggtcgtccggCGGCGTGGAGGGGAACCGGCTGGAGCTCCGGGAGCTtctcggcgacgaggtcgaggtcaGGTACGAGGCGCTGGAGCTGGTGCTCGACTACCTGTACAGCGGCCGCGTCCGCGACCTCCCCAAGTCGGCGTGCGCCTGCGTCGACGAGGGCGGCTGCGCGCACGTCGGCTGCCACCCCGCCGTCTCCTTCATGGCGCAGGTCCTCTTCGCCGCATCCACCTTCCAGGTCGGCGAGCTCGCCAACCTCTTCCAggtccgcctctccctctccccttctccTCCATGATGCTTTCTTGGTTTCAGACATTTATTGTGCTTGCTGGGAATGCATATTTGCGCGCACGTTCTTGTGCTCAGACAGCAAGGTTTAATGCTGTCTTTTCTTTCTGCACGCGGGGACATTTTCTGTATGCGGCAAAATGGGCTTAGATCCCCTTACCATTTCTGCTAAATTTAATCAATTTCAGTACTTCTGAAAAATAGCGTTAAACATTGGTTAGTACTAGTACGTTTTGTCGGTAGCAATGAGGAGCTTGTGCTTATCATGTGGTGATCTTGAAATTGGTGAAGTTGTCAATGGAAATTGTACAGTTGGGACCTTGAGGTGCCGTGTCATTTTGATGCTATCTCAAGGATTCTTGTTCTGATGTTTTTTTTTCTTGGGGAAAAATGGTAATTGTTCATTGCTCAAAGAATGAGTGGTGTCAATATGGTACATGCCCCTACTTATATTTTTCATCAATGAAATGCAGTTCTTATGAAACTGTACAAATCTAGGTTGCATTAATGCAGACGTTTGGTACATATACAATACAAAGGAAAGCATGTACAGCACCTTTCCCCCGGATATAATAGGAAAGCATGTGCACCACCTTTCCCCAGACAATTCACAACACCGGGAGTCTGCGACAGTATTATATCGTCTGTTTTCTCACTTAATAAAGTTTCGGGTGTCAGTGTGTAAAGCGCCTAATATTCCTAATGTTCATAAACATATTTGCTCCACAACTCCTTAATTTCCATTAGGATCATCTATTAATGTTATTCTGAGCAGGAGTGTTTTGATAGTGAACGCCCTTTTTAGGTAACCAGTCATCAATCCATGGATCTGTGCATGATATAAATGTTTAGATGGAGGTTCACTGTAAAAGATTTTATAACCAATTTGTATTCTAATGTACTTGCGAGCATTTGAAACACATAAAATTACTTTTGATAGGTTACTTAAATATATGCAActttgatgcagaggctgggggtaaTAAAATCttccattttctattttttgaaatacttgttGACAGGGCTGTAATCAAATTGGGTTAATCAATGTATGTGTTTGTATTCTTAAAATATTACTTATCAGATTAGACCGTTTATGCGTCTATATTCTTATCAATCCGTATGGCTGTGTCGAGACTTCGGATTTTTATGTATTTTTTAGTGATGATATGCTTTTCCTTCTTAGCTTTGTCATACTGAGATTTGTGTTTTAATAATTCTGACTTCGCTGCAGATGATTTGCCCGTGTATCGTTTGATGCTAACTCTCGTCGACTTGCTACTTGTAACAGTTCTCTATTGTTCTATTGTTTCATGTTTTTGAGAAGCGAGTACTAACCCATGTTATGCCCTTCTTTTCCATGCAGCGGCATCTCCTTGATTTCCTTGATAAAGTTGAAGTGGATAACCTTCCGTTGATCTTATCTGTTGCAAACTTATGCAACAAATCTTGCGTGAAACTGTTCGAGAGATGCATGGAGATGGTAGTCCGGTCAAATCTTGACATGATTACTCTAGAGAAAGCATTGCCTCAAGATGTCATCAAGCAAATTACTGATTTACGGATAACTCTTGGATTAGCTTCACCCGAAGACAATGGCTTTCCTAACAAACACGTAAGAAGGATACTCAGAGCACTTGATTCTGATGATGTGGAGCTTGTCAGGATGCTGCTCACAGAAGGGCAGACTAACCTTGATGATGCATTTGCATTGCACTATGCTGTAGAACACTGTGACTCAAAAATTACAACagaacttctggacatcgcactTGCGGATGTTAATCTCAGAAACCCAAGAGGTTATACTGTTCTTCACATCGCCGCTAAGCGGAGAGATCCTAAAATCGTTGTCTCCCTTTTAACCAAAGGTGCCCGGCCTTCAGATTTTACATTTGATGGAAGAAAAGCAGTTCAAATCTCAAAGAGACTCACAAAACATGGTGATTATTTTGGGAATACTGAAGAAGGAAAGCCGTCTCCCAATGATAAATTATGCATTGAGATATTGGAGCAAGCTGAAAGAAGGGATCCACAACTTGGAGAAGCATCACTTTCTCTTGCATTGGCTGGTGACTGTCTTCGTGGAAAGTTACTGTACCTTGAAAACCGAGGTAATATTCATCTACATATGGTGTAGTGTTCAAAATTAGTTGTTTGGTTGGATTTACAGTTGGTGGTGTTTTGCATGTGAAGTGAAGCTTTCCACGGGCAATTAGCAATGTGTTAACCTTTTTTTTATTCTCTTGGAAGTTGTGTtttcacacaattattttcatgctTTGTAGTTGCTTTGGCAAGGATAATGTTTCCAATTGAGGCAAGAGTAGCAATGGACATTGCTCAAGTGGATGGTACTTTGGAATTTACCCTTGGTTCTAGTACAAATCCACCTCTGGAGATAACAACCGTTGATCTGAATGATACTTCTTTCAAAATGAAGGAGGAACACTTAGCTCGGATGAGAGCCCTCTCCAAAACAGGTGAGGCACAGCTTGCGTTTTTATCTTTTGGTTGTTCTGTTTTTAGCTTTCTAGATTTTTGTTCCTGCCTTTTCCTTTTTGTGTTAGTTTGCTTGTAAGACCCGTTCCATGTTAGCGATTTCTTCTGGTACAAATGACGCAGACTTGGGGGGTGTgctcaagaaagaaagaaaaatatcaATAGGATTACTGGTGTAGATAAGGTTGAAATCCCAGATTTTATTCTCTCTCCTGTTAAGAACTGAAGAGTGAACCCAAATATGTACACATACGAAATGTTAATTGGTGGTCGAATTGCTAATGATTACTCTCGCATGTGTGTGCGCGTGCATTCAGCTATAAGATGACATTTTACCAAGCTTATGTATCTGGACTAACTGCAATCTGAATGTTTATACCAGTTGAACTCGGCAAACGTTTCTTCCCACGCTGTTCAAATGTGCTGGACAAGATCATGGACGATGAACCTGAGCTGGCTTCCCTCGGAAGAGATGCATCCTCCGAGAGGAAGAGGAGGTTTCACGACCTGCAAGATACGCTTCTGAAGGCGTTCAGCGAGGACAAGGAGGAGTTTAACAGAACGACAACCCTTTCATCTTCGTCATCGTCGACGTCCACTGTAGCAAGGAACTTGGCAGGTCGAACTAGGAGATGAGCACCCTGGCCCATTCTTGCCATATTGATAGCTGATTCTTTTTCCGTCTGAAACTGCTCGCTAGATCTTTCTTTTCTATTTAACGAGTACTATTAGTGTAGCATCATCGTCAGATATGATGAAGCTGTTGGCTTTGGCCCTGTAAATCGCCTAGTTATGCTCATTTTTGCTTGTATAGTAACCGTTCTCCATACAGTAATTTGTTGATGGAGCTTATGGATCCATGTAGTAGCAGCCCTTGGCCTCTGACTTTGATGATTGGTGAGAAACAGATGGTAGAACATTAAAAAAAACAGATGGTAGTTTCTGCTTTGCTTGATTGATCTGCATGACTGAATACTAGCACTGCCCCTGTAGTTTATCACTGCCCCTGTAGTTTATCTCTGAAGCATCTACCGCTGAAAAGGACTACTCTGTTTTTACCTTGTTACAGTCGCCATTTTGCTGCGCCTTCTGTCCTACCAGTAGTATTGCCGAAGTGAAATTTATCTTGCTGGACTGAACTACCGAGGCAGAGCAAATTCACCACCAAAAACCATGGAGTAAATTACATCCACGGTACGCTAGGGTTC from Triticum aestivum cultivar Chinese Spring chromosome 3B, IWGSC CS RefSeq v2.1, whole genome shotgun sequence includes these protein-coding regions:
- the LOC123068888 gene encoding BTB/POZ domain and ankyrin repeat-containing protein NPR1, translated to MEAPSSHVTASFSDCDDSVSMEDAAPDADVEALRRLSDNLAAAFRSPDDFAFLADALVAVPGAPDLRVHRCVLSARSPFLRALFKRRAAAAGSSGGVEGNRLELRELLGDEVEVRYEALELVLDYLYSGRVRDLPKSACACVDEGGCAHVGCHPAVSFMAQVLFAASTFQVGELANLFQRHLLDFLDKVEVDNLPLILSVANLCNKSCVKLFERCMEMVVRSNLDMITLEKALPQDVIKQITDLRITLGLASPEDNGFPNKHVRRILRALDSDDVELVRMLLTEGQTNLDDAFALHYAVEHCDSKITTELLDIALADVNLRNPRGYTVLHIAAKRRDPKIVVSLLTKGARPSDFTFDGRKAVQISKRLTKHGDYFGNTEEGKPSPNDKLCIEILEQAERRDPQLGEASLSLALAGDCLRGKLLYLENRVALARIMFPIEARVAMDIAQVDGTLEFTLGSSTNPPLEITTVDLNDTSFKMKEEHLARMRALSKTVELGKRFFPRCSNVLDKIMDDEPELASLGRDASSERKRRFHDLQDTLLKAFSEDKEEFNRTTTLSSSSSSTSTVARNLAGRTRR